The proteins below are encoded in one region of Candidatus Thiodiazotropha sp. LNASS1:
- a CDS encoding Fe(3+) ABC transporter substrate-binding protein, with protein sequence MLGLLLTFIAPSLTLAEEVVNLYSARKEKLIKPLLDRFNEETGIKVNLVTGKADALLQRLQSEGRNTPADMLITTDAGRLHRAKAAGVTQAVESEVLRALVPESFRDPDSHWYGLSLRARPILYVKGKVDPSRLSTYEALIDPDWDNRICIRSSGNIYNQSLVASMIAANGAEATETWAKAFVKQFARPPKGGDRDQIKAAAAGLCDIAIANTYYLAGMLTSKDKAQRDAAAKLAVFWPNQQGRGAHVNVSGAALTKAAKNRKNAIRLLEFLVNRDSQAWYAEANGEYPVRTDVEPSELLKEWGDFKMDRLNLAQLGLLNPDALRMMDRAGWK encoded by the coding sequence ATGCTGGGTCTGCTGCTAACTTTCATAGCGCCGTCCCTGACCCTGGCGGAGGAGGTGGTCAATCTCTACTCGGCCAGAAAAGAGAAACTGATCAAACCGCTGCTCGATCGATTCAACGAAGAGACCGGTATCAAGGTCAATCTGGTCACCGGGAAGGCCGATGCCCTGCTGCAGAGGCTGCAGAGTGAGGGACGCAACACACCGGCCGACATGCTGATCACTACCGATGCAGGTCGACTGCATCGGGCTAAAGCGGCGGGGGTCACCCAGGCGGTGGAATCCGAGGTCCTTCGGGCCTTGGTGCCGGAGAGTTTTCGCGATCCGGATAGCCACTGGTACGGCCTCTCATTGCGGGCTCGGCCCATCCTGTATGTCAAAGGAAAGGTGGATCCGTCGAGATTATCGACTTATGAAGCACTGATAGATCCTGACTGGGATAACAGAATCTGTATCCGCTCGTCCGGCAATATCTACAATCAATCCCTGGTGGCTTCGATGATCGCCGCCAATGGTGCGGAAGCGACGGAGACCTGGGCCAAAGCCTTCGTCAAACAGTTCGCGCGTCCACCCAAGGGAGGGGACCGGGATCAAATCAAGGCTGCTGCGGCCGGCTTGTGTGATATCGCCATTGCGAATACCTACTACCTTGCCGGCATGCTGACCTCCAAAGACAAGGCGCAACGCGATGCCGCGGCGAAACTGGCAGTCTTCTGGCCGAATCAGCAGGGTCGGGGTGCGCATGTGAATGTGAGTGGAGCGGCCCTGACCAAAGCGGCAAAAAACAGGAAAAATGCAATCAGGCTGTTGGAATTCCTTGTCAATCGTGACTCTCAGGCCTGGTATGCTGAGGCGAATGGGGAATATCCGGTTCGAACAGATGTGGAACCGAGCGAACTCCTCAAAGAATGGGGCGATTTCAAGATGGACCGGCTCAACCTGGCTCAGCTGGGTCTACTCAATCCGGATGCACTGCGAATGATGGATCGGGCGGGATGGAAGTGA
- a CDS encoding TIGR00266 family protein — protein MRCHEVDYEILGSEMQLVEVELDPGETVIAEAGAMTYMEEGIDFETKMGDGSNADEGLMGKLFSAGKRVFTGESIFTTHFTNRGNGKKRVSFAAPYPGNIVPLNMQQLGEKVTCQKDAFLCAALGTKVDIAFNRRLGVGLFGGEGFILQALEGDGMAFIQAGGTVIEKRLSGETLRVDTGCLVGFTGGIDYDIQRAGNLKSMVFGGEGMFLATLKGQGTVWLQSLPFSRMADRILANAPSSGGGDQGEGSVLGGIGRLLDGK, from the coding sequence ATGCGTTGTCATGAAGTGGACTATGAGATCCTCGGATCCGAAATGCAGCTGGTGGAAGTGGAACTGGATCCCGGCGAGACGGTGATCGCCGAAGCGGGTGCCATGACCTATATGGAGGAGGGGATCGATTTCGAGACCAAGATGGGTGACGGTTCCAATGCGGATGAGGGTTTGATGGGTAAGCTCTTTTCCGCGGGCAAGCGGGTCTTTACCGGCGAGTCGATCTTTACCACTCATTTCACGAATCGGGGTAACGGTAAAAAAAGGGTCTCATTTGCCGCCCCCTATCCAGGCAATATCGTGCCCCTGAATATGCAGCAGCTGGGTGAAAAGGTGACCTGTCAGAAAGACGCCTTTCTCTGTGCGGCCCTCGGCACCAAGGTCGATATCGCATTCAATCGCCGCCTTGGCGTAGGGCTGTTCGGTGGTGAGGGCTTTATCCTGCAGGCCCTGGAGGGGGATGGCATGGCCTTCATCCAGGCCGGTGGTACGGTCATTGAAAAACGCCTTTCCGGGGAGACTTTGCGGGTGGATACCGGTTGTCTGGTCGGATTCACCGGAGGCATCGATTATGACATCCAGCGCGCGGGCAACCTCAAGTCCATGGTGTTCGGTGGCGAGGGTATGTTCCTGGCGACCCTGAAAGGGCAGGGTACCGTCTGGTTGCAGAGTCTCCCATTCTCGCGCATGGCCGACCGGATCCTGGCGAACGCGCCTTCATCGGGCGGCGGTGATCAGGGAGAGGGTTCCGTACTCGGCGGTATCGGTAGGTTGCTGGACGGTAAATAG
- a CDS encoding LysM peptidoglycan-binding domain-containing protein, with protein sequence MSTTSLKRSMPFFKSPLRIMNLFATCLLAACQSLPNGEATTALQQVPLSPAATQVLQTHPSADESTMTADELPEIAEELQAAVTELTLAEKPADLWSRMLDGYRLTFPHNHRIDRELNWYKKHPGYIQRIQERSQPYLHFILQEIEKRDIPSEIALLPAVESAYRPFAYSPGRAAGMWQFIPSTGRYYGLKQNWWYDGRRDIVASTHAALDYLQSLSRQFNNDWELALAAYNSGAGTVRSAIRHNQKRGKPTDYWSLKLPDETSAYVPRLLALAEIFRNPQRYKATLLPIADEPYFTTVDIQSQLDLALAAEMADLSIQDLYLLNPGLNRWATDPDGPHRLSLPLDKVETFLRKLETLPAEERLTWKRYKIKQGDALSVIASKHGTTTKVLRQINKLKGSKIRAGKHLLIPVSSKGLNQYTFSAEQRKAAIQNRSRNGHKQHYTVKPGDSLWKIAKLHSVSHRKLAAWNGMAPGDPLKPGQTLVIWVKKAPASELSLLNLQPSGTQSRLHYRVRRGDSLSRIAQRFKVSVADLKRWNTLGSKYLQPGQRLKLYVDVTEQTL encoded by the coding sequence ATGTCCACAACAAGCCTTAAAAGATCGATGCCGTTTTTCAAGTCGCCTCTGCGTATCATGAATCTATTCGCCACCTGCCTACTCGCTGCCTGTCAAAGCCTGCCCAATGGGGAGGCGACGACCGCATTGCAGCAGGTCCCCCTCTCCCCGGCCGCTACGCAAGTATTGCAAACCCACCCAAGTGCTGACGAGAGCACCATGACTGCCGATGAGCTGCCGGAAATCGCCGAGGAGCTGCAGGCCGCCGTCACGGAATTGACGCTCGCAGAAAAACCTGCCGATCTATGGAGCCGGATGTTGGATGGTTATCGATTGACCTTTCCCCATAATCACCGCATTGACCGTGAATTGAACTGGTACAAAAAGCATCCAGGTTATATTCAACGCATTCAGGAGCGTTCACAACCCTATCTTCATTTCATATTGCAGGAGATCGAGAAAAGGGACATCCCCAGTGAAATCGCCTTGCTTCCCGCCGTCGAGAGCGCCTATCGGCCGTTTGCCTATTCACCGGGGCGCGCTGCCGGTATGTGGCAGTTTATCCCATCCACCGGTCGTTATTACGGGTTGAAACAGAACTGGTGGTATGACGGTCGGCGGGATATCGTGGCTTCAACCCATGCGGCACTGGACTATCTGCAGTCGCTCAGCCGTCAGTTCAATAATGACTGGGAATTGGCGCTTGCCGCCTATAACTCGGGGGCCGGGACGGTACGTAGTGCGATTCGACACAATCAAAAACGTGGCAAGCCAACCGATTACTGGTCACTGAAATTACCTGATGAGACCAGCGCCTATGTACCCCGCCTGCTGGCATTGGCTGAGATATTCAGGAATCCACAGCGCTACAAAGCTACACTGCTACCCATTGCTGATGAACCCTATTTCACCACTGTCGACATCCAGTCTCAGCTCGATCTCGCCCTGGCGGCGGAGATGGCGGATCTCTCCATTCAGGATCTCTATCTCCTCAACCCAGGCCTGAACCGATGGGCTACCGACCCAGACGGCCCCCACAGACTCAGCCTGCCACTGGACAAGGTTGAGACTTTTCTGCGAAAACTCGAGACGCTCCCCGCCGAAGAGCGATTGACATGGAAACGCTACAAAATCAAGCAGGGGGATGCACTGAGTGTCATCGCCAGTAAACATGGTACGACCACTAAGGTGTTGAGGCAGATAAACAAACTCAAAGGCAGCAAAATCCGTGCTGGAAAGCACCTGTTGATCCCTGTCTCCAGCAAGGGACTCAACCAATACACCTTCAGCGCCGAGCAACGCAAGGCGGCAATCCAAAACAGATCCCGCAATGGCCACAAACAACACTATACAGTCAAACCGGGCGATAGCCTGTGGAAGATAGCCAAGCTCCATTCCGTAAGTCATCGTAAACTCGCAGCCTGGAACGGAATGGCCCCGGGTGATCCCCTCAAGCCGGGGCAAACACTGGTCATCTGGGTAAAAAAGGCCCCCGCTTCAGAACTCTCTCTTCTCAACCTACAGCCATCAGGCACACAGAGCAGGCTGCACTATAGAGTCAGACGCGGTGACTCACTCTCCCGTATCGCTCAGCGCTTCAAGGTTTCCGTAGCCGATCTCAAGCGATGGAACACGCTTGGAAGCAAATATCTTCAACCTGGTCAACGACTTAAACTCTATGTGGATGTCACTGAACAGACCCTCTGA
- the cobO gene encoding cob(I)yrinic acid a,c-diamide adenosyltransferase, producing the protein MKEREKRNGITLVLTGEGKGKSSSAFGTVFRAAGWDMQVLVIQFIKGKWKTGEQKAAGRFENIEWHALGDGFTWDTKNPEQDRRTSREIWQLCQEKIRTRHYDLVVLDEINYVCQYGWISGQEIAAFIQQEKPPWMHLILTGRGASKEVIDIADTVTEMRLVKHAFEQGIHAEQGIEF; encoded by the coding sequence ATGAAAGAGCGAGAGAAACGAAACGGCATAACCCTGGTGCTCACCGGCGAGGGCAAGGGCAAGTCATCCAGCGCCTTCGGCACCGTCTTCAGGGCGGCCGGCTGGGATATGCAGGTGTTGGTAATCCAGTTCATCAAGGGAAAGTGGAAGACAGGGGAGCAGAAGGCGGCCGGCCGTTTCGAGAATATCGAGTGGCATGCCCTGGGAGACGGATTCACCTGGGATACCAAAAATCCCGAGCAGGACCGCCGCACCAGCCGGGAGATCTGGCAACTCTGCCAGGAGAAGATCCGCACCCGGCACTACGATCTGGTGGTGCTGGATGAGATCAACTACGTCTGCCAATACGGCTGGATCAGCGGGCAGGAGATTGCAGCCTTCATCCAACAGGAGAAGCCGCCCTGGATGCACCTGATCCTGACCGGACGAGGCGCATCCAAAGAGGTCATAGACATCGCAGATACGGTAACAGAGATGAGATTGGTCAAACACGCCTTTGAGCAGGGCATTCATGCTGAACAGGGGATTGAGTTCTAG
- the rnhA gene encoding ribonuclease HI: MTQVVELYSDGACRGNPGPGGWGVVLRYGRHEKQLFGGEHETTNNRMELMAVIRGLQSLTKRSRVKVTTDSQYVKNGITQWIYNWKRNGWRTAAKRPVKNADLWQMLDTEVNNHQVEWAWVKGHSGHTENELADELANRGIEELGLVDRS; this comes from the coding sequence ATGACTCAAGTTGTAGAACTATATAGCGATGGCGCCTGTCGTGGGAATCCCGGTCCCGGTGGTTGGGGGGTGGTCTTACGCTACGGTCGACATGAAAAACAGCTTTTCGGTGGCGAACATGAGACCACCAACAACCGTATGGAACTGATGGCGGTTATCCGTGGCCTGCAGAGCCTGACGAAAAGGAGTCGGGTGAAAGTGACCACGGATTCCCAATACGTGAAAAACGGAATCACCCAGTGGATTTACAATTGGAAACGGAATGGCTGGAGAACGGCAGCGAAAAGACCGGTCAAGAATGCCGACCTGTGGCAAATGTTGGATACAGAGGTCAACAATCATCAGGTGGAGTGGGCCTGGGTCAAAGGTCACTCCGGCCATACCGAGAATGAACTGGCGGATGAATTGGCTAACCGCGGTATCGAGGAGTTAGGG
- a CDS encoding ABC transporter ATP-binding protein: MPNQLEVRHASVQYGRQVVVDDVSFELESGVIGCLLGPSGCGKTSLLRAIAGFEPLVQGEILLHGRQVSRPGHTLAPEKRRVGMVFQDFALYPHLTVGENVAFGLRGISGKSQRQRQRQRVGELLVLVGLSGLEDKYPHQLSGGQQQRIALIRAMAPRPEILLLDEPFSGLDVELREQLAGEVRAILKREGVTAILVTHDQLEAFALADIIGVLGSGRLRQWDSGYHIYHKPADRFVAEFVGQGAMIPGRVLAGGRIESALGTMSADFKRQHQAGDSVELLLRPDDIIHDDESDFKLKIVGKVFQGAEYLYTLSLDDGTELLCLVQSHHDHAVGERIGVRLAVDHVVAFPG; this comes from the coding sequence ATGCCAAATCAGCTTGAAGTCAGACACGCCAGTGTACAATATGGCCGCCAGGTCGTGGTGGACGATGTCAGCTTTGAACTGGAGAGCGGTGTTATAGGTTGTCTGCTGGGGCCGAGCGGCTGTGGCAAAACCAGCCTGCTGCGTGCCATTGCGGGATTCGAACCCTTGGTCCAGGGAGAGATTCTGCTGCATGGGCGTCAGGTCTCACGTCCGGGGCACACACTTGCCCCCGAGAAGCGCCGGGTTGGTATGGTGTTTCAGGACTTCGCCCTCTATCCCCACCTTACCGTTGGGGAGAATGTCGCCTTTGGACTGCGTGGGATCAGTGGTAAGTCACAACGACAACGACAACGACAACGAGTTGGCGAGTTGTTGGTGTTGGTCGGTCTCAGCGGCCTGGAGGATAAATATCCCCATCAGCTTTCCGGTGGGCAACAACAGCGGATTGCATTGATCCGGGCCATGGCGCCAAGACCGGAGATACTGCTGCTCGACGAACCCTTTTCCGGTCTCGATGTGGAGCTGAGGGAACAGTTAGCGGGAGAGGTTCGGGCGATATTGAAAAGAGAGGGTGTGACAGCGATCCTCGTGACCCACGATCAATTGGAAGCATTCGCGTTGGCTGACATCATCGGTGTATTGGGTAGCGGGCGTTTACGTCAATGGGACAGCGGCTACCACATCTACCACAAGCCGGCGGATCGATTCGTGGCGGAGTTTGTCGGACAGGGCGCTATGATCCCGGGTCGGGTATTGGCGGGTGGTCGTATCGAATCGGCACTCGGCACCATGTCCGCCGATTTCAAGCGGCAACACCAGGCAGGGGATTCAGTTGAGCTGTTGCTGCGTCCCGACGATATCATTCATGATGACGAGAGTGACTTTAAGCTGAAGATCGTTGGTAAGGTTTTTCAAGGCGCCGAGTATCTCTATACGCTCTCCCTGGATGACGGCACCGAGTTGCTCTGTCTGGTGCAGAGTCATCACGATCATGCGGTCGGTGAAAGGATAGGCGTGCGTCTTGCCGTGGATCATGTAGTGGCATTTCCCGGCTGA
- a CDS encoding ABC transporter permease, with the protein MRSTANRFSWPHLSIRLNGWSVAVLSLALLLAVPVIVVLSYLFEPAGEVWRHLADTVLQDYVINSLLLMVGVAIGVLLLGVSTAWLTSMCQFPGRSVFEWALLLPMAIPAYIIAYTYTGLFDFAGPVQTMIREWTGWGYGDYWFPEIRSIEGAALMLALVLYPYVYLLSRAAFLGQSICVLDVSRTLGNGPWRTFFTVALPLARPAIVAGLSLALMETLADYGTVQYFGVSTFTTGIFRTWYGLNNAAAAAQLSAMLLLVVFALIILEKISRKQARYHHTSQRHQALTRFELNARQSVMAFLICSGALLFGFILPAGQLLWWALTTAEENLDSRFLNLITHTIVLAGTASLLALMLALLLGYGKRQQKSWSTLFAVRLAGMGYAIPGTVIAIGVMIPFAAFDNVLDSWAREQFGWSTGLLLSGTLIALVFAYLVRFLAVSLQTVEAGLGKIRPTMDEVARSLGTGSGEIVRRVHIPMLKGSLLTALLLVFVDVLKELPATLILRPFNYNTLAVRAYELASDERLADASYAALTIVVVGILPVILLSRTITRSRHAKSA; encoded by the coding sequence GTGCGATCCACGGCCAACCGATTTTCCTGGCCCCACCTCTCCATCAGGCTGAATGGGTGGAGTGTGGCGGTACTCTCGTTAGCACTTTTGCTGGCGGTGCCTGTGATCGTTGTACTCAGCTATCTTTTTGAACCTGCCGGTGAGGTCTGGCGCCATCTGGCTGATACGGTTTTACAGGACTATGTCATCAACTCCCTGCTGTTGATGGTTGGTGTGGCTATCGGTGTGTTGTTGTTGGGTGTCAGTACGGCCTGGCTCACCAGTATGTGCCAGTTTCCAGGGAGATCGGTGTTCGAATGGGCATTGCTGCTGCCGATGGCGATACCCGCCTACATCATTGCCTATACCTATACCGGTCTGTTCGATTTTGCCGGACCTGTGCAGACTATGATCCGGGAGTGGACCGGCTGGGGTTACGGCGACTACTGGTTTCCTGAGATCCGTTCCATCGAAGGTGCGGCATTGATGCTCGCACTGGTGCTCTATCCTTATGTCTATCTGTTATCGAGAGCCGCCTTTCTGGGGCAATCGATCTGTGTGCTGGATGTCAGCCGTACCCTGGGCAATGGTCCCTGGCGGACTTTCTTTACGGTCGCTCTACCCTTGGCCAGACCCGCAATCGTGGCGGGTCTCTCACTGGCCCTGATGGAGACCCTGGCCGACTACGGTACGGTGCAGTATTTTGGCGTCTCGACCTTCACCACTGGAATATTCCGTACCTGGTATGGCTTAAACAATGCGGCCGCAGCGGCACAACTCTCAGCCATGTTGTTGCTGGTGGTTTTCGCTTTGATCATTCTGGAAAAAATTTCCCGCAAACAGGCGCGCTATCACCATACCAGTCAACGCCATCAGGCATTGACCCGCTTCGAGTTGAATGCCAGGCAATCGGTGATGGCCTTCCTGATCTGTTCAGGGGCGTTGTTGTTCGGGTTCATCCTGCCCGCAGGCCAGCTATTGTGGTGGGCATTGACCACCGCAGAGGAGAATCTCGATAGCCGTTTTTTGAATCTGATCACCCATACAATCGTGTTGGCGGGTACCGCTTCGCTGCTGGCACTGATGTTGGCGCTGTTGCTGGGTTACGGGAAACGGCAACAGAAGAGCTGGTCGACCCTGTTTGCGGTGAGGCTGGCGGGGATGGGCTATGCCATTCCGGGTACGGTTATCGCCATCGGTGTCATGATACCATTTGCCGCCTTTGACAATGTGCTCGATAGCTGGGCTAGAGAACAGTTCGGCTGGTCAACCGGGCTGCTGCTGAGCGGTACCTTGATCGCCTTGGTGTTCGCTTACCTGGTACGCTTTCTGGCGGTATCCCTGCAAACGGTTGAAGCGGGATTGGGCAAGATCCGGCCGACCATGGACGAAGTGGCTCGTTCGCTGGGTACCGGTTCCGGGGAGATTGTGCGCAGGGTGCATATACCGATGTTGAAAGGGAGTCTGCTGACAGCCCTGTTGCTGGTGTTTGTGGATGTTTTGAAAGAGCTGCCCGCTACTCTGATATTGCGCCCCTTCAATTATAATACCCTGGCTGTCAGGGCCTATGAATTGGCCTCTGACGAACGCTTGGCGGATGCCTCATATGCAGCGTTGACGATTGTTGTCGTGGGTATTCTCCCGGTGATACTGTTGAGTCGTACCATAACCCGGTCTCGCCATGCCAAATCAGCTTGA
- a CDS encoding tautomerase family protein, with translation MPVIVIALSGRQLPLLQQQDLQRMTTRLIEEIMGKRRSVTAVMVQSLPSANWAIGGEALNDHLRAAQVDITITAGTNTAEEKAGMIDAVHQMLNDRVGPLAEASYVVIHEVAADAWGYAGLTQQSRQQMRQLI, from the coding sequence ATGCCAGTTATCGTAATCGCACTTTCAGGTAGGCAGCTGCCCCTGTTGCAACAACAGGATTTGCAGCGAATGACGACTCGTCTGATTGAGGAGATCATGGGTAAGCGCCGATCTGTAACCGCGGTTATGGTGCAGTCGCTGCCATCCGCAAATTGGGCGATTGGAGGGGAAGCGCTCAACGACCATCTGCGCGCCGCCCAGGTGGATATCACCATTACCGCCGGTACAAATACGGCTGAAGAGAAGGCCGGCATGATCGATGCGGTCCATCAAATGCTGAATGACCGAGTGGGTCCACTCGCCGAGGCGAGCTATGTGGTCATTCATGAAGTGGCCGCGGATGCTTGGGGGTATGCGGGACTTACCCAGCAGTCGCGTCAACAGATGAGGCAGTTGATATGA
- a CDS encoding metal ABC transporter solute-binding protein, Zn/Mn family: protein MLKIVRLKLTVLVVTLILINPLNAAPRVVVSLPELHSLVAALMQGAAEPILLFQSESDMAGDLDPFQTSGLLSADLVIWVGSGLEKSVGHALDKFPPIADHFMTLSNTLPLLLKRDYEEIGDQRQISRDLHFWSDPRIAIMAVKQITPLLVRIDPDNTERYLDNEIALLKRIKKVEQDISKQLAPIGAVSSKIADTFDPYFINRFIRDIKQAGSSNEGLQKVSNRSFKTCRQSEIAPPPPGPDLYFQTLLNRAKHLDQCVNSHHRIKTRVEVLNNQYQRS from the coding sequence ATGCTAAAAATAGTGCGGCTGAAGCTTACAGTCCTGGTTGTTACCTTAATTCTAATCAATCCACTCAACGCAGCACCAAGAGTGGTTGTCTCACTGCCTGAATTACATTCCCTTGTGGCCGCTTTAATGCAGGGAGCAGCTGAACCAATATTGCTGTTTCAAAGCGAGTCAGATATGGCGGGAGATTTGGATCCCTTTCAAACGAGCGGGCTGCTGAGCGCCGACCTGGTAATTTGGGTGGGATCAGGCCTGGAAAAATCCGTCGGGCATGCCCTGGATAAATTTCCGCCAATAGCCGATCACTTTATGACGCTCTCGAATACACTCCCCCTACTGTTGAAAAGGGACTATGAGGAGATCGGCGACCAGCGACAAATCTCCCGCGATCTCCATTTCTGGAGTGATCCACGTATCGCCATTATGGCAGTCAAACAGATCACGCCGTTACTGGTGCGGATCGATCCAGACAATACAGAGCGTTACCTGGATAATGAAATCGCACTGCTGAAAAGGATTAAAAAAGTAGAGCAAGACATTTCTAAACAGTTGGCGCCCATTGGAGCTGTATCCTCGAAGATCGCGGATACATTTGATCCCTATTTCATTAACCGCTTCATTCGCGATATAAAGCAAGCCGGCAGCTCAAATGAAGGCCTGCAGAAAGTATCCAACCGCTCCTTCAAGACTTGCAGACAGAGCGAGATTGCGCCACCGCCCCCTGGCCCGGATCTCTATTTTCAAACGCTGCTCAACCGCGCCAAACATCTAGACCAGTGTGTCAATTCACATCACAGGATCAAAACCAGGGTTGAAGTACTTAACAATCAGTACCAAAGAAGCTGA
- a CDS encoding LysR substrate-binding domain-containing protein, whose protein sequence is MAQNLDIDLLRSLVAIADHGGFSQAAKRLHRTQSAISLQMKRLEESSGTALFLKSGRRRILTESGELLLNYARRILDLNDEAASVLRPDPLQGHLRLGVAQDFADRGLAAILAQFTRSHPAVRLDVQIDTSSRLVSAIHAEQLDMAVAFQSPGDEGECLGLIPIQWIVPKPFLWQPSQVLPLVMFAPPCLFRSRVIGALDQAGIPWRVAYTSPSLPGILAAVEAGLGVTARLAAKGSEKSPLPALKPVELALYRNSFRSSDALNALDIIIREYLKTEDIVV, encoded by the coding sequence ATGGCGCAGAATCTTGATATCGACCTGTTGCGAAGCCTGGTTGCCATTGCTGATCATGGCGGCTTTTCTCAAGCTGCGAAGCGTTTACATCGCACACAGTCAGCAATCAGTCTGCAGATGAAACGCCTTGAAGAATCGAGTGGCACTGCATTGTTTCTGAAGTCCGGCCGCCGACGTATTCTGACCGAGTCGGGCGAACTGCTGCTTAACTATGCACGACGTATCCTGGATTTAAATGATGAGGCTGCGTCCGTACTGCGGCCAGACCCGTTGCAAGGGCACCTGCGCTTGGGAGTCGCACAGGATTTCGCCGACCGAGGCCTGGCGGCCATCCTGGCGCAATTCACCCGCAGCCATCCGGCGGTACGCCTCGATGTTCAGATAGATACCAGTTCACGTCTGGTGTCGGCGATCCATGCTGAGCAACTCGATATGGCTGTTGCATTTCAAAGTCCCGGCGATGAGGGCGAATGTCTGGGACTCATTCCAATTCAGTGGATCGTACCAAAACCTTTCCTATGGCAGCCCTCTCAAGTCCTGCCCCTGGTAATGTTTGCGCCCCCCTGTCTGTTCCGCTCCAGGGTGATCGGCGCACTGGATCAGGCCGGTATCCCCTGGCGGGTTGCCTATACCAGCCCCAGCCTGCCTGGTATTCTCGCCGCAGTCGAGGCAGGCCTGGGAGTCACGGCAAGACTTGCCGCAAAGGGTTCTGAGAAATCACCACTGCCGGCACTCAAACCGGTGGAGCTGGCCCTCTACCGAAATTCGTTCCGCAGCAGTGATGCGCTCAATGCACTCGATATCATTATCCGTGAATATTTGAAGACTGAGGATATAGTGGTTTAG
- a CDS encoding ribonuclease H, whose translation MSEECHLRDGVELNLVDVEKIALGLKSLATYSMLAYEHDDDPEELDEIVQEGLDAIDRLFTC comes from the coding sequence ATGAGTGAAGAGTGCCATTTAAGAGATGGGGTCGAGTTAAACCTTGTCGATGTGGAAAAGATCGCACTTGGGCTGAAATCACTGGCAACCTATTCCATGCTTGCCTATGAACATGATGACGATCCGGAAGAGCTGGATGAGATCGTGCAGGAAGGGCTGGATGCTATTGATCGCCTGTTTACCTGCTGA
- a CDS encoding methyltransferase domain-containing protein, which produces MRENKLLNLGSCRQKQLQTWFESDLGKLLAEQEAECLDPRIATLFGYHVVQLGLPCRNQDFLRMSPARNRVVMGSGDDCTGIDLQADSHHLPLASDSVDGMVLPHTLDFTADPHQVLREVERVLIPEGKVLLCGFNPWSQWGLWRLLRLRSATIPWCGHFFSGKRIQDWFSLLGFELEEVVYLHFRPPVSNSPIMQRLAFMERLGKRIYPLFGGVYVILAVKREITMTPLRSKWRVKKRVLPTAAEPTMRKIE; this is translated from the coding sequence ATGAGAGAAAATAAGCTGTTGAATTTGGGATCTTGTAGGCAGAAACAGCTACAAACATGGTTCGAGAGTGACTTGGGCAAGCTGTTGGCCGAGCAGGAGGCGGAATGCCTGGATCCCAGGATTGCCACGCTGTTCGGCTATCATGTGGTTCAGCTCGGGCTTCCCTGCAGGAATCAGGATTTTCTGAGGATGAGCCCTGCGCGGAACCGGGTGGTCATGGGCAGCGGAGATGATTGTACAGGCATCGATCTGCAAGCCGACAGCCATCACCTGCCTCTAGCCAGTGACAGTGTAGATGGGATGGTATTGCCCCATACCCTCGATTTTACGGCCGATCCCCATCAGGTGTTGCGTGAGGTTGAACGGGTATTGATCCCCGAGGGCAAGGTATTGCTCTGTGGTTTCAATCCCTGGAGTCAGTGGGGATTGTGGCGTCTGCTGCGTCTCAGGTCTGCCACGATCCCCTGGTGTGGTCACTTCTTCAGCGGAAAGCGGATCCAGGATTGGTTCTCATTGCTCGGCTTTGAATTGGAAGAGGTGGTTTATCTTCACTTCCGTCCCCCGGTCTCCAACTCACCCATCATGCAGAGACTGGCCTTTATGGAACGATTGGGTAAAAGGATCTATCCACTGTTTGGTGGTGTCTATGTCATACTCGCGGTCAAGCGGGAGATCACGATGACTCCGCTACGGTCGAAATGGCGGGTGAAAAAGCGGGTCTTGCCGACTGCCGCAGAACCGACGATGAGAAAAATTGAATGA